From one Simplicispira suum genomic stretch:
- a CDS encoding bactofilin family protein produces MFSRNKQPAIKSLIAQGSRIEGDVHFADGLRIDGEVHGDVRAQGGQSGLLVISALARVEGAVHAAHVIVNGEVVGPVHATELLELQPKARITGDVHYKALEMHQGATICGSMTPTDAVLEEKPPLKLASSAQ; encoded by the coding sequence ATGTTTTCACGCAACAAGCAACCCGCCATCAAAAGCCTGATCGCGCAAGGCAGCCGCATCGAGGGCGACGTGCATTTTGCCGATGGCCTTCGCATTGACGGCGAGGTGCACGGCGACGTGCGGGCGCAAGGCGGGCAATCGGGGTTGCTGGTGATATCGGCGCTGGCCCGGGTGGAGGGTGCGGTGCATGCCGCGCATGTCATCGTGAATGGCGAGGTGGTCGGACCCGTACACGCGACCGAGCTGCTCGAATTGCAACCCAAGGCACGTATTACCGGCGATGTGCACTACAAAGCCTTGGAAATGCACCAGGGTGCCACCATCTGCGGAAGCATGACACCTACGGACGCCGTGCTGGAGGAAAAGCCCCCACTCAAGCTAGCGTCAAGCGCGCAGTGA
- the erpA gene encoding iron-sulfur cluster insertion protein ErpA — MNAVVETLPTEMPDPIIFTESAAAKVADLIAEEGNPDLKLRVFVQGGGCSGFQYGFTFDEITNEDDTVMTKNGVSLLIDAMSFQYLVGAEIDYKEDLQGAQFVIKNPGATSTCGCGSSFS, encoded by the coding sequence ATGAATGCTGTTGTCGAGACCTTGCCGACCGAAATGCCCGATCCGATCATCTTCACCGAGAGTGCGGCGGCCAAGGTGGCTGATCTCATTGCCGAGGAAGGCAATCCAGATCTGAAGCTGCGCGTTTTTGTGCAGGGCGGGGGCTGCTCGGGCTTCCAGTATGGCTTTACGTTTGACGAAATTACCAACGAAGACGACACCGTGATGACCAAAAACGGTGTCTCGCTGCTGATCGATGCCATGAGCTTCCAGTACTTGGTGGGTGCCGAGATCGACTACAAGGAAGATCTGCAGGGCGCGCAGTTCGTCATCAAGAACCCAGGGGCCACGTCCACCTGCGGCTGCGGTTCC